The Allocoprobacillus halotolerans nucleotide sequence GATAAAATAGTTTTAGAAACTAACTCAAGCGTCCCCTCAGGAGTACGAACAAGTTCTGATCTATCTTTTGATAAATCTAATGGTAAATATATGACTTCACCAGCAAAGTGATGACTGCCATCTAAAATCTTTCCATTAACAATAATTCCAGCCCCAGCTCCTATAGAAAGTGGTTGAAATAAAAACATAAATGTTTGATATTGTTTTTGTGATACATAATATCCTAAAGAGGCAGCATTCACATCGTTGGTAATGATAACTTTTTGTGTATATCTACTTGTAAATGCCATTTCTATATCATTATCTTTCACATCTTTAATGTACGAAGATGAAAGTAGACCATTATGAATAATTCCAGGAATTGACATACCAATCATAGATATATTAGGATAATGCAATATAATAGTATCTAAAACATCATATATATCTTGAATAGATATGTTATACTTAATGATTTCATTTTCTGTAAGAACTTGTCCTTTTTGATATAAGCGATAAGTAAGGTGGATACGTTCTTTATTTTTAAAGATAGTTAAACAAATGATTTGCCTTTGATCATTAATATCTAAGTTTATTGGTAATTCATTAGATTGAATATTTTCTGATTTTTTTTATTTTCATTTGCTTTAGTTATCAAGGAAATGATTTTTCCAACATCATACTTTGCGAAAATTTGTGGAGGTATATTTAAAACAATTTGATTTTTTAGAATATCATGAACTTTTGCATGTAAATATGAAATTTGAGGAGCTAGTAAAACGATATCATAGTTGGTTCCTATTTGATATAAATTGTTATGTCCTATTGCATCGACTTTTAAATCCAATCCTAATAACCGAATAACCTCATTAATTCTTTGGGCAAAGAATCCTGTTGTCAATCCACCTGAACAGCTCAATAAAACTTTAGTAACAGGTTTACTTGATAGACTGATAATACTTTCTATCATCTCGTTAAATAATTCTAGTGCATGTTTTATAGTTTTCATTTGAAAATGAAGATAGAAATTGACTTCTTTGGTTATTTTATTAGTTACCTTTAATTCAATGATATTTAGTGGATTAAAGGTAACTTCTTCTATACCATATTCCGTTTCTATATAGATAATATTCTTATCCTTTTCACTTAAATATATTTGAAATCTCTTGTTTTCTTGAATACATATCCATTTAAAAAAGAACAATGTATTTATATCTTGTAAGAATTCGTCCATATTTTTATCTCACTATTGTTTTATTTCCCTTATAATGCGAGCAGGGACACCTGCAACTAATGAATTAGATTTTATATTTTTGGTCACAACAGTATTTGCCGCTATAACACATCCATCTCCCACGATTACTCCTGGCATAATAGAAACATTTGCTCCAATCCAAACATTATTTCCTATTGTAATAGGTAATGCTTTTTCTAAACCTTTATTTCTGTTCTTATAATCCAATGGATGATTCGCTGTATAAAAGCCACATGACGGTCCTATAAAAACATTATCTCCTATTGTTATATCTGCTCCATCCATAAAATAATTATTGATATTGATGAATACATTCTTTCCAATATGAATATGAACTCCATAATCACAAGTAAAAGGGCTAAGTAATACTAAATCTTGTGGATAACATCCTAGAAGCTGACAAATTAACTTTTTTCTTTCATTTTCGTTACTTGGTTTTAATTGATTAAGTTCAAAACATAAATCTTGTGCTTTTATCCTTGTATCTAGTAACTCACTATCATTGTTAGCATCATACCATTGACCCATTTTCATTTTTTCTTTTTCACTCAGCATCTTCTTTCAATCCTTCCTTTAACCACTTCATAGGAATATCCGCACTTGGATAACCTGCAATTAAAATGGCTTGAGCATGAACACCATAATCACCAGTTTGAACAACTGCTTTACATCTATCTCTCATCTGATAATATTCAGGAATATAGTGCATAATGTGAATGTTTTGACTATCAAAAGCCTTTTTAACAATTTGAAAATCTTCATGGTTCAATTCTTTCATATCTTCAGTTACGATAGCACCTTCAAAATCACCACAATTGATTAAAGTAGTAAAAACATCTCTAAAACTAGGAGAACCAGTAACAACTCCTAAATCCAAATATTCTACATTTGTATCCAAAGGATACATTGCCTTAGCTGATGTACCACTTCCTGCATCTGCAATAAATATCATTTCACCATGTCTAAGGCTTGCAACAATAGCTGCTAATCTCTCATTTAAAATACGACTTTTCATTTTATCCTCCTATTTTTGATTAATGATTTGAATGGCTTTATCTAAAACTTTTTCACCATTCATCAAACCATAATCACGCATATCAATAATCTCAATTGGTGTATTTGTAGAACATTTTTTTAATTGGTTCAAGCAATGTCTAACTTGTGGTCCAAGCATAACAACATCCCATTCATTTATTTCTACTTCCGCCTTTGTTAATGGTACTGCTAATATTGTAGCATCAATACCTTTTGCTTTAGCAGCCTTTTCCATCCTAGACACTAGCATACTAGTTGACATACCTGCATTACATACTAATAAAATTTTCATCCTTTTTTCCTCCTCGACTTTAGTATTAATTAATGATAGAAGCTTTTCTTCATCACAAATGTATTATATCAATATTTATTAATTTAAAAATATAATAGGAAATGTTGAAAAATAATTCTCTAATAATTTATATTTCAACTGTATTTTAGATAATTCTTTATCTTATATTAAGTATGAAACTATTGCGTTGTTTATATAGTTAATATCATATATTCGCTCATGTAATTCAAAGGACACAATAGTTTAATTCTACTATATAATTTTAGTACTCCATAAAAAGAAAAAACGTATTTCAATATGATTATAAATGTAAAACACAAAATAGTTAAAAAGATATTTACAAATTTTTTTATATCAATAAATGAACTGATACCCTTCAAGCTATTACATCTAGTTTTTATCATATAATGGATTAGAAAGTTAAAGTAACCTGACAGGTGGAATATGGTATATTCCCAACCTAGAAGGAAGGTTGCTTTAAGTTTTATTATACGAAATCGTTTCCGTATGATAAAACGAAGTTTCTAATCCATTACACGAAATCGGAACGATTTCGTATAATAAGATTAAATATCCACTTCATCTAAAAATAATGGTTTATTATTTTAATAGAAAAGATTTTATTTTAGAGTATTTAACTACTTATAATTGTACCGATAATAAATCAACTAATACTTGCTTAATATCATTTTGTATACTGATTGTTCTCTTTTTTATTTGATCAGGATAATATATTTCACTATAATTGATACAAGCATAGACCGTATTTTTATTTTTTGAAGTCATATTCCAAAACGGGTATTTAATAATAGCAGGTGTGTTATTTCCAACTCCTAACTCTAGAAATAATATATGATCATTATCATGGTTTCTTAAAAATTCATTATATCTTTCTGAGGCATTATACCATCCCTCATCTTGCACAAATGTTCCATCAACACGTAAATTAACTGTCATTGGAGCTCCACAATGTGGACAATACGGAATTAATTCTAATGGTATTTTCATATCTTTTTGTGTTTCTATCATTGCCTTAATTTGTTCTTCGTTATCATATGTTTTTTGATGACATGCTTTAGAACATTGAAACAATCCGTAATCTCCTTGTGTATAAAATAATCGTTTCTTATCAAAACCAGCCTTTTGAAAACAATGGTCAACATTGGTTGTTAAAACAAAATAATCTTTATCTTTCACTAAAGACAACAAATCATCATAAACTCGATTAGGAATTGCTTGATAGCGATTAAGATAAATATGTCTGCTCCAATATCCCCAATATTCTTTCAGCGTTTCAAAAGGATAAAAGCCTGCCGAATACATATCCTGCAAACCGTATTTTTCTGCAAAATCCGAAAAATTATCATAAAAGCGTTTGCCACCATATTCTAGCCCTGCTGATGTAGACAATCCTGCCCCTGCACCAATGATAATAGCATCGGCATTTTCGATTTGTTCTTTTAACTCTTTTAGACTATCCCAATAATCGTTGGTAGATTTGATAATCTTCTTCTTTAAAAACATTAAAAATCACCTCTATTTCCGAATGTGTTTCTTGTAGGTATTCCGTTACTGTCTGAACCGCAATTTTCCCTGCTATATCATTTG carries:
- a CDS encoding ROK family protein; protein product: MHYPNISMIGMSIPGIIHNGLLSSSYIKDVKDNDIEMAFTSRYTQKVIITNDVNAASLGYYVSQKQYQTFMFLFQPLSIGAGAGIIVNGKILDGSHHFAGEVIYLPLDLSKDRSELVRTPEGTLELVSKTILSAMCIIDPQAIILFSDLITHEDELKKEIEKSIPCTFIPEIIKIDNVLEYILLGQMVLCSQMKGGK
- a CDS encoding PTS sugar transporter subunit IIB, producing MDEFLQDINTLFFFKWICIQENKRFQIYLSEKDKNIIYIETEYGIEEVTFNPLNIIELKVTNKITKEVNFYLHFQMKTIKHALELFNEMIESIISLSSKPVTKVLLSCSGGLTTGFFAQRINEVIRLLGLDLKVDAIGHNNLYQIGTNYDIVLLAPQISYLHAKVHDILKNQIVLNIPPQIFAKYDVGKIISLITKANENKKNQKIFNLMNYQ
- a CDS encoding sugar O-acetyltransferase, which produces MLSEKEKMKMGQWYDANNDSELLDTRIKAQDLCFELNQLKPSNENERKKLICQLLGCYPQDLVLLSPFTCDYGVHIHIGKNVFININNYFMDGADITIGDNVFIGPSCGFYTANHPLDYKNRNKGLEKALPITIGNNVWIGANVSIMPGVIVGDGCVIAANTVVTKNIKSNSLVAGVPARIIREIKQ
- a CDS encoding RbsD/FucU domain-containing protein produces the protein MKSRILNERLAAIVASLRHGEMIFIADAGSGTSAKAMYPLDTNVEYLDLGVVTGSPSFRDVFTTLINCGDFEGAIVTEDMKELNHEDFQIVKKAFDSQNIHIMHYIPEYYQMRDRCKAVVQTGDYGVHAQAILIAGYPSADIPMKWLKEGLKEDAE
- a CDS encoding PTS sugar transporter subunit IIB — its product is MKILLVCNAGMSTSMLVSRMEKAAKAKGIDATILAVPLTKAEVEINEWDVVMLGPQVRHCLNQLKKCSTNTPIEIIDMRDYGLMNGEKVLDKAIQIINQK
- a CDS encoding SIR2 family NAD-dependent protein deacylase produces the protein MFLKKKIIKSTNDYWDSLKELKEQIENADAIIIGAGAGLSTSAGLEYGGKRFYDNFSDFAEKYGLQDMYSAGFYPFETLKEYWGYWSRHIYLNRYQAIPNRVYDDLLSLVKDKDYFVLTTNVDHCFQKAGFDKKRLFYTQGDYGLFQCSKACHQKTYDNEEQIKAMIETQKDMKIPLELIPYCPHCGAPMTVNLRVDGTFVQDEGWYNASERYNEFLRNHDNDHILFLELGVGNNTPAIIKYPFWNMTSKNKNTVYACINYSEIYYPDQIKKRTISIQNDIKQVLVDLLSVQL